A window from Pseudobutyrivibrio ruminis HUN009 encodes these proteins:
- a CDS encoding CidA/LrgA family protein: MKYLKQFLIILAVSLLGEICKAVLPLPIPASIYGMVFMFIFLLTGILKLDQVKESGKFLIEIMPVMFIPAGVGLMSSWNVLEPVLIPVSVITVITIFTVMAATGLVSQGIIRMGKKEEA; encoded by the coding sequence ATGAAATATTTAAAACAATTCTTAATCATTCTTGCAGTTTCACTTCTTGGAGAGATTTGCAAAGCAGTTCTCCCACTTCCTATACCTGCAAGCATTTATGGCATGGTCTTTATGTTTATTTTTCTTCTCACAGGAATTCTCAAGCTTGACCAGGTTAAAGAATCAGGAAAATTCCTGATTGAAATTATGCCTGTTATGTTTATCCCAGCAGGAGTTGGTCTTATGTCATCTTGGAATGTACTTGAGCCTGTTCTCATACCAGTTTCAGTAATTACTGTTATCACAATCTTTACAGTAATGGCTGCTACAGGATTAGTATCACAGGGAATTATTCGTATGGGAAAGAAGGAGGAAGCATAA
- a CDS encoding DUF1836 domain-containing protein, with the protein MDTKKRLNEILHQLAEIDYVHPEDIPNIDLYMDQVLTFLDQELGTVREATEDKAMTKTMINNYTKNQILPSPEKKKYSRDHMLNLIFIYYLKNFLSMKDIKSILDPINERYFGAKEGLGFFDIYSAMVGYESKVARDVTKDIIRKYNLSKEAFADQDDESRQDLQEFTFICELAFDVFVKKMMIEQYLAERDSKTQTKEESSQENPK; encoded by the coding sequence ATGGACACCAAAAAGAGACTTAATGAAATATTACATCAACTTGCTGAGATAGATTATGTTCATCCAGAAGATATTCCAAATATTGATTTATATATGGATCAGGTGCTCACTTTCTTGGATCAGGAGCTTGGAACTGTCCGTGAGGCCACAGAAGACAAGGCTATGACAAAGACCATGATTAACAACTACACCAAGAATCAGATTTTGCCATCTCCAGAAAAAAAGAAATATTCTAGGGATCATATGCTAAATCTAATATTCATATATTATCTGAAAAATTTCCTTTCTATGAAGGATATCAAAAGCATTCTTGACCCAATCAACGAGCGCTATTTCGGTGCAAAGGAGGGGCTGGGCTTCTTTGATATTTATTCAGCTATGGTTGGATATGAGAGCAAGGTTGCAAGGGATGTTACGAAGGATATCATCCGCAAATACAATCTCAGTAAGGAAGCCTTTGCTGATCAGGATGATGAATCCCGACAGGATTTGCAGGAATTCACATTCATCTGCGAGCTTGCTTTCGATGTTTTTGTAAAGAAGATGATGATTGAGCAATACCTTGCTGAAAGAGACAGCAAGACACAAACAAAAGAGGAAAGTTCTCAAGAAAATCCAAAGTAA
- a CDS encoding glycoside hydrolase family 127 protein, which translates to MGNNVKITSEFWGRYRNLVRTEMIPFQWNVLNDVAGIKIEKERLNDDGIPSEKSHAMENFRIAAGRAKGTHYGWTFQDSDVYKWLEAVAYSLREKMDPELEKKALEVIDLIADAQEEDGYLDTFYSILGIQYRYQSLAGSHELYCMGHFIEAAVAYYVATGNEKVLSVAKKAADNIDDNFGPEDGKIHGYDGHEEIEIGLLRLFHVTGENRYLNLAKYFLMERGKHPDFFREQAAKYEGPNALNGIEKAADTYFQNHKPILQQDTAEGHAVRVVYMCTALADLAATTGDAEIYEACKKLWNNITSRRMFITGGIGSTFHGESFTLDYDLPNDTMYCETCAAIGLIFFARQMLRIEPKAEYAEVMERALYNCALAGMALDGKHFFYVNPLEVNPAKSLKDPGKSHVKPVRPSWLGCACCPPNLARMITSLDDYVYTISDDAILINQYIDSASSLKLKNGTVTIKQTTEYPWDEKDIIAIKNETESVVKIGIRIPAWSSGASLKINGIVSEISKEDGYHYVELSAGDSMDVELIFPMEVKRNYCNPLVSEDIGKVAISRGPFVYCLEGVDNGTSLNCLRLPEDASFEYQYKADLLNGVGIIKTTGKRLELSKSSDLYTNSRPAEQDASLTFIPYYAWANRGENEMEVWIRE; encoded by the coding sequence ATGGGGAATAATGTAAAGATTACGTCGGAGTTTTGGGGAAGGTACAGAAATCTGGTTCGTACCGAAATGATTCCATTTCAATGGAATGTTCTCAATGATGTGGCAGGAATTAAAATTGAAAAAGAGCGTTTGAACGACGACGGAATACCTAGCGAAAAGAGTCATGCAATGGAGAATTTCAGAATTGCTGCAGGTAGAGCAAAAGGCACTCACTATGGTTGGACGTTCCAGGATAGTGATGTTTATAAATGGCTTGAGGCGGTAGCATATTCTCTTAGGGAAAAGATGGACCCTGAGTTAGAAAAGAAGGCGCTTGAGGTAATAGATTTAATTGCTGATGCCCAGGAAGAGGATGGTTATTTGGATACATTTTATTCAATCCTTGGTATCCAATATCGCTATCAGAGTTTGGCTGGGAGCCATGAGCTATATTGCATGGGGCATTTTATTGAGGCTGCAGTAGCGTATTATGTTGCTACAGGAAATGAGAAGGTGTTGTCTGTGGCAAAGAAGGCAGCGGACAATATTGATGACAATTTCGGACCTGAGGATGGAAAAATCCATGGGTATGATGGACATGAGGAAATTGAAATTGGTCTTTTAAGATTATTCCATGTTACAGGAGAAAATAGATATTTAAATCTTGCAAAATACTTTTTAATGGAAAGAGGAAAGCATCCAGATTTCTTTAGAGAACAAGCTGCAAAATACGAAGGACCTAATGCTTTAAACGGAATTGAAAAAGCAGCAGATACATATTTCCAGAACCATAAGCCTATATTGCAGCAGGACACAGCAGAAGGTCATGCAGTGCGCGTAGTATACATGTGTACAGCATTGGCAGATTTGGCAGCTACTACTGGCGATGCAGAGATTTATGAGGCATGTAAAAAGCTTTGGAACAATATTACTTCAAGAAGAATGTTTATTACCGGCGGTATTGGCTCAACTTTCCACGGCGAATCATTTACCCTTGATTATGATTTGCCAAATGACACTATGTACTGTGAAACTTGTGCTGCAATAGGTTTAATATTCTTTGCAAGACAGATGCTTAGAATAGAACCTAAGGCAGAATATGCAGAGGTAATGGAACGAGCTCTTTATAACTGCGCTCTGGCTGGAATGGCTTTGGATGGCAAGCATTTCTTCTACGTAAATCCGTTGGAGGTAAATCCTGCTAAATCTTTAAAAGACCCAGGAAAGAGCCACGTAAAGCCGGTACGCCCATCATGGCTAGGCTGCGCATGCTGCCCACCAAACTTGGCCCGAATGATAACATCTCTGGACGACTACGTATATACGATATCTGATGACGCTATTTTGATTAATCAGTATATTGATTCGGCTTCATCATTAAAGTTAAAAAATGGCACTGTAACAATTAAGCAGACCACAGAGTATCCTTGGGATGAAAAGGATATTATTGCTATCAAAAATGAAACAGAATCTGTTGTAAAAATTGGAATTAGAATCCCTGCATGGTCCTCTGGAGCATCATTAAAGATTAATGGAATAGTTTCAGAGATTTCAAAGGAAGATGGCTACCATTATGTGGAATTGTCAGCTGGGGATTCAATGGATGTAGAGTTGATATTCCCTATGGAGGTAAAGAGAAACTATTGTAACCCGCTAGTTTCAGAGGACATTGGAAAAGTCGCTATCTCCAGAGGTCCTTTCGTTTACTGCTTGGAAGGTGTTGATAATGGAACATCACTAAATTGTCTGCGTTTGCCAGAGGATGCTTCCTTTGAATACCAGTACAAAGCAGATTTGTTAAATGGAGTAGGAATTATAAAGACCACTGGAAAGCGATTGGAGCTTTCCAAATCCAGTGATCTTTACACAAATAGCAGACCTGCAGAGCAGGATGCTTCACTTACATTCATTCCATATTATGCTTGGGCAAATCGTGGAGAAAACGAAATGGAAGTGTGGATAAGAGAGTAA
- a CDS encoding LrgB family protein, which produces MTEFMATSAYAGVTISLVSYGLGAWLKKKFGFGFFNPLLISIIFTIIFLCTCGISYETYNEGAKYLSWLLTPSTVCLAIPLYEEFELLKKNAKAVILGITAGVLTSLVTVFVLAKLMGLSHENYVTLLPKSITTAIGMGVSEELGGYVTITVAVIVITGVIGNILGEFICKLFRIHEPISKGLALGTAAHAIGTAKAMEIGEIEGAMSSLSIAVAGILTVVFATVFAGLI; this is translated from the coding sequence ATGACAGAGTTTATGGCGACCAGCGCATACGCTGGAGTAACAATCAGCCTCGTTTCCTATGGTTTAGGTGCATGGTTAAAAAAGAAATTTGGATTTGGATTCTTTAATCCTCTTCTGATATCTATCATATTTACAATCATTTTTTTATGTACATGTGGCATCAGCTACGAAACATACAATGAAGGAGCCAAGTATTTAAGCTGGCTTTTAACACCTTCAACAGTATGCCTTGCTATTCCACTATATGAAGAATTTGAGCTTCTCAAGAAGAATGCCAAGGCCGTAATTCTTGGTATAACAGCCGGTGTTCTTACTAGCCTTGTCACAGTATTTGTATTAGCAAAGCTTATGGGACTTTCCCATGAGAACTACGTTACACTTCTTCCAAAGTCAATCACCACAGCTATCGGCATGGGTGTTTCAGAAGAGCTTGGCGGATATGTAACAATCACCGTTGCAGTAATTGTTATCACCGGAGTAATCGGAAATATTCTTGGAGAATTCATTTGCAAGCTGTTTAGAATCCACGAGCCAATCTCTAAAGGATTAGCCCTCGGCACTGCTGCCCACGCTATTGGCACAGCAAAAGCTATGGAAATCGGTGAAATTGAAGGCGCTATGAGTTCTCTTTCAATCGCCGTTGCCGGCATCCTTACAGTTGTGTTTGCCACTGTATTTGCTGGATTAATTTAA
- a CDS encoding ATP-dependent helicase, with protein sequence MDLSMLNDKQREGVETIDGPVLILAGAGSGKTRVLTHRVAYLIEQGVMPYNIMAITFTNKAAREMRERIDNIVGFGSDGVWVATFHASCVRILRRFCENLGQGYTSNFTIYDTDDCKTLMKEVCKYLQIDTKQFKERTFLNVISDAKNKLISPEEFTNRAMGDFNMSRQATVYREYQARLRQNNAFDFDDLIMKTVELLRLDGDVRAYYNDKFKYIMVDEYQDTNAAQFELVRLLIGGQQNLCVVGDDDQSIYKFRGADIYNILNFEQHFPSAHVIKLEQNYRSTGNILNAANAVIANNEGRKEKALWTEAEDGDKIQFQQFDSAYEEASYIASNIGSVVRRGEADYRDCAVLYRTNAQSRLIEEKMIYEGIPYKIVGGVNFYSRKEIKDVLAYLKTVDNGNDDIAVQRIINIPKRGIGATTITKVSDYAREHGLNFYEALLHANDIPSIGKAASKIKGFTDLIEKLKKIAVEESVSALVEEILDQTDYVAELKAEGTDEAKARIENIDELLTKAVAYEKDARDDGEEPSLSGFLEDVALVADIDSYEESDNYVVLMTLHGAKGLEFPYVYMAGMEDGLFPGQAAIFDGGGADSELEEERRLAYVGITRAKEHLTMTSARMRMIRGETQFHKISRFVKEIPNELVKGNLWEPKPMDDYSSTPIGEYSVYQRPTGKGPTIATSYGSRNESVRNTYSSNVYTVGSSTTAVANKNGTKIEKTTLDYGIGDRVSHIKFKEGTVKDIIDEGRDYEVTVDFDGVGIKKMFASFAKLKKV encoded by the coding sequence ATGGATTTAAGTATGTTAAACGACAAGCAGCGTGAGGGCGTTGAGACTATCGATGGCCCTGTTCTTATTTTGGCTGGCGCTGGCTCAGGCAAAACAAGAGTACTTACACACCGCGTTGCTTATTTAATAGAGCAGGGGGTTATGCCATATAATATCATGGCTATCACCTTTACGAATAAGGCAGCTAGGGAAATGAGGGAGCGTATTGATAATATCGTTGGCTTTGGTTCTGACGGTGTTTGGGTTGCAACTTTCCATGCTAGCTGTGTTCGTATTCTTCGCAGGTTCTGTGAGAATCTCGGTCAGGGATACACTAGCAATTTCACAATTTACGACACAGACGATTGCAAGACTTTGATGAAGGAAGTATGCAAGTATCTCCAGATTGATACAAAGCAGTTTAAGGAACGCACATTTTTAAATGTCATTTCCGATGCTAAAAACAAGCTCATCAGTCCAGAGGAATTCACAAACCGTGCCATGGGAGATTTCAATATGTCCCGTCAGGCCACAGTTTATCGTGAGTATCAGGCACGTCTTCGTCAGAATAATGCTTTCGATTTCGACGATCTTATCATGAAGACTGTAGAGCTTCTCCGTTTGGATGGGGATGTTCGTGCATATTATAATGACAAATTCAAATACATCATGGTTGACGAGTATCAGGATACCAATGCAGCTCAGTTCGAGTTGGTTCGCCTTCTTATCGGTGGCCAGCAGAATCTTTGCGTAGTTGGTGATGACGACCAGTCTATCTACAAGTTCCGTGGAGCAGATATTTACAACATCCTGAACTTTGAGCAGCACTTCCCAAGTGCTCATGTTATCAAGCTGGAGCAAAACTATCGAAGCACTGGAAATATTTTGAATGCTGCTAATGCGGTCATTGCTAATAATGAAGGCCGTAAGGAAAAGGCTCTCTGGACAGAGGCAGAGGATGGAGATAAAATCCAGTTCCAGCAGTTTGATAGTGCATATGAGGAAGCCAGCTACATCGCTAGCAACATTGGCTCAGTTGTTCGCAGAGGAGAGGCAGATTATCGCGATTGTGCCGTACTTTATCGCACCAATGCTCAGTCACGTCTTATAGAAGAAAAAATGATTTACGAGGGCATCCCATACAAAATCGTTGGTGGTGTAAACTTCTACAGCCGTAAGGAAATCAAGGATGTTCTCGCTTACTTAAAGACAGTTGATAATGGTAATGATGATATTGCTGTTCAGCGTATTATCAATATTCCAAAACGAGGAATTGGAGCTACCACTATCACAAAGGTTTCAGACTATGCTAGGGAGCATGGCTTGAATTTCTATGAAGCATTGTTACATGCAAACGATATTCCATCAATTGGAAAGGCTGCTAGCAAGATAAAGGGCTTCACAGACCTTATTGAAAAGCTTAAGAAAATCGCCGTTGAGGAGTCAGTATCTGCATTGGTAGAGGAAATCCTTGATCAGACAGATTATGTTGCAGAGCTAAAGGCAGAGGGAACAGACGAGGCAAAGGCTCGTATTGAAAATATCGACGAGTTACTTACAAAGGCAGTTGCTTATGAAAAGGATGCCAGGGATGATGGTGAGGAGCCTTCACTTTCTGGATTCTTGGAGGATGTTGCCCTTGTTGCAGATATAGATAGCTACGAGGAGAGCGACAACTACGTTGTACTTATGACTCTTCATGGAGCAAAGGGATTGGAGTTCCCATACGTATACATGGCCGGCATGGAGGATGGATTATTCCCAGGGCAGGCAGCTATTTTTGACGGTGGCGGAGCTGATTCTGAGCTTGAGGAAGAGCGTCGTTTGGCATACGTAGGTATCACACGAGCCAAGGAACACCTTACAATGACAAGCGCTCGCATGCGTATGATTCGTGGCGAAACTCAGTTCCATAAGATTTCCAGATTCGTTAAGGAAATCCCTAATGAACTTGTTAAGGGCAACCTTTGGGAGCCAAAGCCAATGGATGACTACTCTAGCACTCCAATAGGAGAGTATTCAGTATATCAGCGTCCTACAGGCAAGGGCCCTACTATAGCTACAAGCTACGGCTCTAGAAACGAATCAGTTAGAAATACATACAGTTCTAACGTATATACGGTAGGAAGCTCTACCACAGCTGTTGCCAATAAAAATGGCACTAAAATCGAAAAGACTACATTGGATTATGGCATAGGCGATAGAGTAAGCCATATCAAATTTAAGGAAGGTACAGTAAAGGATATCATTGATGAAGGCCGTGACTACGAGGTTACAGTGGACTTCGATGGCGTAGGCATCAAGAAGATGTTTGCGTCCTTTGCAAAATTAAAGAAAGTATGA
- a CDS encoding class I SAM-dependent methyltransferase, which yields MEIIDERIDGGKAFDWGKTSKDYAMYRDIYPDIFYQKIVDRGLCIKGQNVLDLGTGTGVLPRNMYYYGATWTGTDISPEQIEQAEQLAKAAGMNIRFQAEATENLNFPVESFDVITACQCFWYFDHERVMPHLAKLLKPNGRLLVLYMAWLPYEDAIAGASEELALKYNPEWTGAGETRHPIWIPDVTYRYFESEDHEEYDVMVPFTRESWHGRMKACRGVGASLSDEELLAWENEHKELLMEKAPEKFEVRHYAALAVLKKK from the coding sequence ATGGAAATTATTGACGAAAGGATAGACGGCGGAAAAGCTTTTGATTGGGGTAAAACATCAAAAGACTATGCGATGTACAGAGATATTTATCCGGACATTTTTTATCAAAAAATCGTAGACAGAGGACTATGCATAAAAGGTCAAAACGTGCTGGATCTCGGAACAGGAACAGGTGTCCTTCCACGAAATATGTATTATTATGGTGCAACATGGACGGGAACAGATATTTCACCGGAACAGATCGAGCAGGCTGAACAGTTGGCTAAAGCTGCCGGTATGAATATTAGATTTCAAGCAGAAGCTACAGAAAACCTAAATTTTCCGGTTGAAAGCTTTGATGTTATTACAGCTTGTCAGTGCTTCTGGTATTTTGACCATGAGAGAGTAATGCCTCATTTGGCGAAGTTGCTCAAGCCCAACGGCAGGCTTCTCGTTTTATACATGGCTTGGCTGCCTTATGAGGATGCAATCGCGGGTGCAAGTGAAGAATTGGCATTGAAGTATAATCCTGAATGGACAGGAGCTGGTGAGACAAGACATCCGATATGGATACCGGATGTGACCTATCGTTATTTTGAATCAGAAGATCATGAAGAATACGATGTTATGGTTCCTTTTACAAGAGAAAGCTGGCACGGCAGGATGAAGGCTTGTCGTGGTGTAGGTGCTTCACTTTCTGATGAGGAATTGCTTGCATGGGAAAATGAGCATAAAGAATTGCTTATGGAGAAGGCACCGGAAAAATTTGAAGTGCGTCATTACGCTGCTCTTGCTGTGCTGAAGAAAAAATAG
- a CDS encoding acyltransferase family protein: MRKSVKIFGKGGGNMRKVYLDNIRWITVVLVVIYHVIYIFNGVTQHGIIGPFSKHQPQDTYQYIVYPWFMLLLFVVSGMSARYELTKRTEKEFIRVRTRKYLVPSTIGLLVFGWVLGYYNMLISGAFDFMGNVPGPILFLIMAVSGSGPLWYIQMLWLFSLMLVLIRRIEKDRFYNVCGKANLLILILLVIPVFGAAQILNTPIIVVYRFGIYGLGFLIGYFVLSHEVVMDRLGKNWLLLSFLALTSCIAFVILYIGQSYPDHVVLDTIMCNVYAWFGTLGILAFMKKWGNFTNAFSKWMCRKSWGLYVFHYLMIAVSGWYLHTLCPFLAPVIVYLLVAIAAFAGSYLLYEIMSRIPFIRWCVLGIKKEKKE; encoded by the coding sequence TTGAGAAAAAGTGTTAAAATATTTGGCAAAGGTGGTGGAAATATGAGGAAGGTGTACTTGGATAATATTCGCTGGATAACAGTAGTGCTGGTAGTCATCTATCATGTAATTTACATATTCAACGGTGTAACACAACATGGCATCATCGGACCTTTCAGTAAACATCAGCCCCAGGATACATATCAGTACATTGTATATCCTTGGTTTATGTTACTTCTGTTTGTGGTATCAGGTATGTCAGCCCGCTATGAACTAACTAAACGAACAGAAAAGGAATTCATCAGAGTAAGGACGAGAAAATATCTTGTGCCATCAACAATTGGTCTTCTGGTTTTCGGCTGGGTTCTTGGTTACTACAATATGCTGATTTCCGGTGCATTTGATTTCATGGGCAATGTACCGGGGCCAATCCTTTTCCTGATAATGGCAGTCAGCGGCTCAGGCCCTCTGTGGTACATACAGATGCTATGGCTCTTTAGCCTGATGCTGGTACTGATCAGAAGGATTGAAAAAGACAGATTCTATAATGTCTGCGGCAAAGCCAATCTTTTGATACTTATACTTCTTGTCATACCTGTATTCGGAGCGGCGCAGATACTTAACACACCGATAATAGTGGTGTACAGATTCGGTATCTACGGACTGGGTTTTTTGATCGGCTACTTTGTACTGTCCCATGAGGTCGTGATGGATCGACTTGGCAAAAACTGGCTGTTATTGAGCTTCCTTGCCCTCACATCCTGCATAGCTTTCGTGATTTTATATATAGGTCAGTCTTATCCGGATCATGTGGTTCTGGATACAATCATGTGCAATGTATACGCATGGTTTGGGACTCTCGGTATACTTGCCTTCATGAAAAAATGGGGAAATTTCACGAATGCTTTCTCTAAGTGGATGTGCCGAAAATCATGGGGCCTCTACGTATTCCATTATCTGATGATAGCGGTCAGCGGATGGTATCTGCATACATTATGTCCGTTCCTTGCCCCTGTCATCGTATACCTGTTGGTTGCAATAGCAGCATTCGCAGGCTCCTACCTTCTGTATGAAATCATGAGCCGCATACCTTTCATAAGGTGGTGTGTTCTGGGAATAAAAAAGGAGAAGAAAGAATAA
- the rlmD gene encoding 23S rRNA (uracil(1939)-C(5))-methyltransferase RlmD — protein MKRGEIVQGKVVKVSFPNKGIMETAEGDKLRVKGVLPGQTVSVRVKKSSKEKAQGNLLSVDAPSPLEMDTPACVHFGKCGGCTYQSLSYENQLSIKEGMIHDLMAPVIGEDVWTSTYEGIKSSPKQFEYRNKMEFSFGDEVKDGPLTLGMHKKGSFYDVVTVDGCQIIDADMRRVLTMTLDYFTKAGQPYYRKNTHEGYLRHLLVRKAAKTGEILVDLVTSTQISSLYEIALLAGWKDALVSCTEWDGKIAGILHTKNDREADVVADEGTEILYGQSWFKEELLGLSFTITPFSFFQTNSLGAEVLYSTARDFISTGADGAEVYDLYSGTGTIAQVIAPAAKHVTGVEIIAEAVEAAKENAKLNNLDNCDFIAGDVLKVLDDITEKPDYIILDPPRDGIHPKALDKIIDYGVDSLVYISCKPTSLARDLEVFLARGYKVTRLACVDMFPGTYHVETVAKIDRI, from the coding sequence ATGAAACGTGGAGAAATAGTACAGGGAAAGGTTGTAAAAGTATCTTTTCCAAACAAAGGAATAATGGAGACCGCAGAAGGCGATAAGCTCAGAGTTAAGGGCGTGTTGCCTGGTCAGACTGTGTCAGTTCGTGTAAAGAAATCCTCAAAGGAAAAGGCACAGGGAAATCTTCTTTCAGTGGATGCACCATCACCACTTGAAATGGACACACCAGCATGTGTTCACTTTGGCAAATGTGGTGGTTGTACTTATCAGTCACTTTCATATGAAAATCAGCTTTCCATCAAAGAAGGCATGATTCATGATTTGATGGCACCAGTTATTGGTGAGGATGTTTGGACATCCACATACGAAGGCATCAAATCCAGCCCAAAGCAGTTTGAATACCGCAACAAAATGGAGTTCTCATTTGGTGATGAGGTAAAGGACGGCCCACTTACTCTTGGTATGCACAAAAAGGGCAGCTTCTACGATGTTGTCACAGTAGACGGATGTCAGATTATCGATGCAGATATGCGCCGAGTTCTTACCATGACTTTGGATTATTTCACAAAGGCAGGACAGCCATATTATCGCAAGAACACTCATGAGGGATATCTTCGTCATTTACTTGTTCGTAAGGCAGCCAAAACAGGGGAAATCCTGGTAGACTTAGTTACAAGCACACAGATATCATCTCTTTATGAGATTGCTCTTTTGGCAGGCTGGAAGGACGCTCTTGTAAGTTGCACTGAGTGGGACGGTAAAATCGCTGGAATCCTTCACACAAAGAATGATAGAGAAGCAGATGTAGTTGCAGATGAAGGCACAGAAATCCTTTACGGCCAGAGCTGGTTCAAGGAGGAGTTACTTGGACTTTCATTTACCATCACACCATTTTCATTCTTCCAGACAAACTCCCTTGGAGCAGAGGTGCTTTACAGCACAGCTCGTGATTTCATATCTACAGGTGCTGACGGAGCAGAGGTTTATGATCTTTATTCAGGTACAGGCACAATCGCTCAGGTTATTGCACCTGCAGCAAAACATGTAACTGGTGTGGAAATCATCGCAGAGGCAGTTGAAGCTGCCAAAGAAAACGCAAAGCTTAATAACCTTGATAACTGCGATTTCATCGCAGGCGATGTTCTCAAGGTTCTTGATGACATCACAGAAAAGCCAGACTACATCATTCTGGATCCACCTCGTGATGGTATCCATCCAAAGGCTCTTGATAAAATCATCGACTACGGTGTAGACAGCCTTGTTTACATCTCATGCAAGCCTACAAGCCTTGCACGTGACCTAGAGGTATTCTTGGCCCGCGGCTACAAAGTAACACGCCTTGCCTGCGTTGATATGTTCCCAGGAACTTATCATGTGGAGACGGTGGCAAAAATTGATAGGATATAG
- a CDS encoding helix-turn-helix domain-containing protein yields MTITERIFYLIKARGMSQNAFGKAAGIAPSTISDWKTKGHTPSADKIMDICRVLEVSPEALLTGKGIDEAEVKETKVDYREKQLLMEYEGLNEDAQKRLLTYAKKLGELTKLEDI; encoded by the coding sequence ATGACTATTACAGAAAGAATCTTTTATTTAATTAAGGCTAGAGGTATGAGTCAAAATGCATTTGGTAAAGCAGCTGGTATAGCACCAAGTACAATCAGTGATTGGAAGACAAAAGGACATACTCCTTCTGCTGATAAGATAATGGATATATGCAGAGTATTAGAAGTATCACCTGAGGCTCTTCTTACTGGTAAAGGTATAGATGAAGCTGAGGTTAAGGAGACTAAGGTAGATTATAGGGAAAAGCAGCTTTTAATGGAATATGAAGGTTTAAATGAGGACGCCCAAAAGAGGCTGCTGACATATGCGAAGAAGTTGGGGGAGCTGACGAAGCTAGAGGATATTTAA